The Sesamum indicum cultivar Zhongzhi No. 13 linkage group LG9, S_indicum_v1.0, whole genome shotgun sequence genome segment TTAGGTGtggaaaaatgtaaaagattTCAACTATGAAAGAAGCAGAAATTCCCACAGAAGAAGTTTCTAGTTTGACAATTTATTTGTAAgatccataattttttttaaaataaaaaaaaaaaaggtattatATGAACATTCCTCTTTATTGCCAAGTTCGTCCTCCCTCCCATCTCATTTCACTTTTCTtatataagattttatttttttttaatttccaatcatatcatcttattttattttatgtattttttttatttcacttatAGTTAAAGCAATAAtacttacaaaattgaaaatgctaaattttaatgtattaaaataaaaaaatataatttaaaattttaaaaactatgcATAGGCATCAAATTTGTGTACAAATGTCagtagaaaaggaaagaaatttCTGTAGGGCAAAGTAAAGTACAACTTTTCTTGTGTGATGTAcaatcatgaaaaaaataaaataataaaaaagaaattaatagtAGCCCAAGCCTGCTTCTACAGGGCAAAGTAACGTGCAACTTTCGTTGTTGGATGTACAATCATCCTGAGCAtgcaatttttatatgtaatgtacgtgcgtatatatatatatatatatatagttcaaattcaaaaatcagTTATCGGCCGTTGTCTCTCgcccactctctctctcaaaattCACGCCCACACACCAATTTGCATACGCGAAATACAATAACGTACATATACTTATACATGTACGTATATTTGTTAACAAAAACTAATTtgatacacacacatatatatatatagcagaaGAAAGAGAGGAAGAACAGGAAAAGGGAGTGGGGTTTGTTCAGCGGAAATGCCGCCGGCGATGACTCTGCTGGTGCAGGTGTTCGCCGCGGTGCTGTTGTTGACTTTGGATGTGGGTGTGGCGGTTGGCGGAGGAGGGAAGAGCTTGGTGCTGAGTCTGGAGAGGACGAGCCACGCAGGATTTGGGCTGAGTCAACTCAGGAACATTGACCGGGTTAGACACGGCAGATTGCTGCAGCAACAGCCTGCTGGGGTGGTTAATTTCCCTCTCCTAGGCACCTATGATCCTTTTCTTGTTGGGTATATGTCTATATTCtcatcatttctttctttcaaaaCTTTGTtggatatacatatatatatatatatagatatatgttatgaattatatttgcaTACAGATCAGGTATAATATGAAtcaatatgataaatttcaagatTCAAAAGTTTAACAATGttagaaatcaaaattcaatacgataaattaattagaagatGGATAAAAGTGTTTTAACTTTTCTCCTGCAGGAAATGGAGTCTTTGGTTTGAGGAAGAGAAAgtaattatagataaatgaATTGAATATCTGGTTTTTACAATGTGGTAAAGCCAATTTcttgctgaatttttttatgaattcatTGGGCCTCGTTGAAACTGACTTTTCATGTGAAAATCCTTGTTTTTTGATGACAAATGTAGATGTAAACCTTGAATATAATTGCCCTGTCTACTTGGGAGGGAATGATGCAAGAATTGTTAGTTCTTACATTAATCAATTGATGTAACGGACAATCATAGTGAATCTTGCTTTATAGGCGATACTTTACAAGAATTAAGCTGGGAACTCCACCAAAAGAATATTACGTACTGATAGATACTGGAAGTCATGTGCTTTGGGTCAGCTGCAAGAACTGCAAAGGTTGCCCCACGTACAGTGGACTCCAAGTATATCCATTCTtcatcttttctctttgcatATTGTTTTTGGAAGCCTACAAATGATAGAATTTTTGTGTCTTTGTCGTATCCTAGAGGTGATTTGCTACATTAAACTCGTCAGCAAATAGTAGTGAATGTCTTCGACAATGCTCAAAACAATTTTTCTGGTTTTCCTCACAACAATCACGAACAATGTTTTTGGTTTGTAAAACAGATAGAGCTCCAACTTTTTGATCCATCCAACTCATCTACAGCTTCAGTGATCTCCTGTTCTGACCGACCCTGTGCTCTAGGATCAAGATCTTCAGATGCTGCTTGTGCTGATCACAGTCGGTGCGGATACAAATTTCGGTATGCTGATGGCAGTGGGACGTCAGGTTATTATGTATCAGACTCAGTATATCTGGATACAATACTCGGGAACCCATCCATGTCGAATGCTTCAGCACCTATCATTTTCGGGTGAGTTCTCTATCTACattcttttgttatatttaaactccacgttttttatgttttgttgttgtttggaCACAGTTGCAGCACATCACATACTGGGGACCTTATCTCGACAGATAATGCAGTTGATGGTATATTAGGTTTGGGCCGAACGGGAATATCCTTGATTTCACAACTTTCTGCACAGGGGATCACCCAAGGTGCATTTGCTCATTGCTTGAGAGGAGAAAATGGCGGTGGTGGTGTATTAGTTTTTGGTCAGACAGAGGCCCCAAACATGGTTTACACTCCACTTGTTCCATCACAGTATGCACTTTTTCCTGCTTCACCACTTTCTAGACTCTCTATTTGCTCTGCCAACAGTGTTTGAAAGATTATCACTTCTTATGTTTGAGATAGTCTGTGAATAACAAAATGCTCATCCTAGAGTTGAAGAATGCATAACAGTGTCAGGTGCGGCCTTCGTGTttttgtgtgcgtgtgagTGTATGACCCTGTTATGCACCTTTCTCTATGCATTTCAAGAATTGTCATATGAAACTTACTACAATCAGTCGGATGTTGGAATGATGAGCTGAGATTAGTGCTGCACTTTGGCAAGTGTACTAGgggtaaatttgtaattttatttactttatatatGGTGGCTGTCTGTTTGTATCTGcaagaaaattttatcataGTAATAAACACTTGAACAACTATGGACCCAAAAGCAACTTATCTCCAATCCACGTAAAATTTGTTTGTTCTTATATTTGATGATTTCCTAACATGTGCCACCAACAGTGCTTTATGTCCAAATTCTCAGGTCACTTTATTATGTAAATCTACAAAGTATTGCTGTAAATGGGCAGAACCTAAACATCGATCCTTCAGTGTTCGCAACATCAAACGAGAGAGGAACAATATTGGACTCTGGGACAACATTGGCATTCCTTGCAGAAGAGGCCTTCGATCCTTTTGTTAAAACAGTAAATTCCAAGACGAAAGCCTTTTAGGGTGTTGCCAATAATGCCCTCATTGGAAATGAATACATATGACAGTACATTTATGTTTTACGTTACTTCTACAGATCACACAAGCTGTTGTTTCGAAATCTGCGCATGCTATTTTTTCTAGGAGAAACCACTGCTATCAGACTAATTCCAGGTTTTTCACATAGAAGCATTCTTACTGTTTCCCCATTTTTTCTGGCATCTTCTTATTCcatttattcatttcttttccCTCTCCAGCGAAATGTTCCCACTAGTTCACTTAAATTTTGCCGGTGGTGCCTCAATGATACTGAAGCCCCAAGATTATCTTTTGCAACAGCGTGCATCCGTAAGTTAACATTTCAGAAATTCCTTAAACTTACTAGTCGCTTCATGTTCAATGTACTCCATAATGAACAAAGTCAGTTCAGTCTGGTAACCGGTGCGAAGCTGAGGTTACTATGTTATCTTCTCCCTACTTGGCTAACGCTTCATATCCAACGACTGATCTACACATACTTCACAATATCATGAAAAGTAAGTTCGCTAGAGCTCAGGTGGCCTTGGTATGATGTTTCTAAACGCAAAgattgtttatatttaataatatgtcTGGGTCTTAACATGTGTCCATGTAGTTTCCACTTATCTATCAAACAAGTAGACAAGTTTCTTCATGTCTATTAAATGTTGGAACTTGCTAATGTAGGATGGTTCTACGCTCTGGTGCGTTGGCTTTCAGAATAATGGTAAAATGACAATTCTAGGAGGTATGAATCATGAATCATCCTACTGCTTGAACATATCTGCTAAATGTTGGACTAATTTCTGGTCCTTCTCTGCAGAGCTGGTTCTGAAAGATAGGATGGTGGTGTATGATTTGGCGGGTCAAAAGATTGGATGGGCCGATTACAACTGTTAAGTCTCGTTACCACTACTTTTACCTGTCTACAAAAGTAAACGTTGTTGAACACTATGTAACATGTGTCCATGTTACTAAAACATGCATATCAATACTTCTTATATCTAGATTCATTCATGTCCTGTAGGTTCATTGCCTGTTAACTTCACCAACACCTCAGCGACAACCGCCACAGACACAGTCAGAAATAAAGCAGACGAATCTTTCCCCAGAGGAGGACGAGCTGATAATAAGAATTCAGCCCATTACAGGCCTCACAAGCTAACGCTGAGCTTTTTTACTTTCTTGTTGCATTCTATGGTATTCTTCTACTTTTGTAGGAATTGATGGGCCGATTAGAGGTTTTGTAGATGTTTGTATTGTACGGCCCCCCACCCCACAGATTAGATGCTGGTTGCAGCATCCATCCGGTCTTATTCAGCGGTTGCAATTTGCAAACACAATTTTGTTAGGATACAACTGCGTTCTAATGTAAAGAACAAATGGGGAAATTCAGACACTTAAGAAAAAGGCGCGACTAAATACATGAACTGTTTACATAAGTTTGAAGCACCAGTAGTTAAAACCAACAGTTAAAAGAGTCATGTATTTTAGTGACAGAGAGTTAGAACCAACAGTTCCATCCACATCATGAAAGCTTTCTAACCAGAGAAAAGCCTATCTCAAATGCAAGCAAAAAAGGACTATTAACAAATTAAGAGTTCCTCTTAAGTCAAAAGGCTGGATGACATAAGTCAACCAGATTAGCAATAGAACATCACATCTTTCACGTTATCCTTGATCACAGGCAAAGGGCGGACCTCTCTAGTCTTATCCCTAGTAGCCCCGCCAGACCCCGCAGCTGTTGACCCACTGTCAGACAAATCAGAACCTTCAATGTAGTATCGAGCACGAAATGCAGCTAGATGAGCGTAGTAAGCAGGTGGAACTGCACACACAAGTTAGTTACatagaatcaaaattattgggattattgAGAGTGAGGTTGAAGATAATCAATTGAAGACTATCAGACAAACCTATGGAGACTGAGCGAGTACACCTAGCATACCTGAAAAATGAATAGTAATGTACCTTGATGTAGATCAGTAGATGTAGACCAAAAATCGAGTccaatcaacaaattcaacataGAAATACTTACGTATAACACAAGTTGTTGGTTAGCATTTGGAGGCCATCTGCAGTGAACCTATTCTCATCAAATAAAACATGGTAATGGGTTGGGCGGCTAGTTCCCTgctcaaaaagcaaaaaagtgGGTTATAATTGCAAAAGGCCCGTGTATATATCTCTTCACTTGGAATTATTCATTTATCCATCAGATAATGCTAAATGAAACTAAGAGGAGATTTTGATAAAACCATTGTGGTGTTACGAAGTTCACCTGAATCCCTGCATGGCTACAAAGGTAAAAATCAAACTCATGGGGATGGCATATTCTGGTATCGACGACAGTACCTGTGTGACAAAAGCATAACATGTTATAAACAGAATGTGTAGACTGGAGAAGATAAGTAAccttaattcaatcaaatctAGTACCAGGCAAAATGTTGCCACTCCTGTCTGTTGTTCGCTTGTCTCCATGATCAGCGGGAAAAAGACGAGTATGATGTCTCTTTTGCACCACCACAAAGGTAACTTTTGGCagataattttcttctatggAAACACAGGCCTGAATATTACCAATTAGTTCGtgtaagaaaaagatatttcAACAGAAACCCTCTAATGGAACAACTTATTCAAATGAAAACTAGCacagaaaacaataaaaaccACTTTACCTTTCTGATGGCATCCATTTCATGCAGAAGAACCTGGCTAAATTGTCCTTCACTGACACCATCCCTGCCATTTTAAGATCAATTACCACACTGCAGCATAACCAAGCTAGTAAAGCAAATGCACATCAAAGAGCTAAACCTGTAGAATATAATGCGGTGAGGCTTCTGCCCAGTGGACTTGTAGAAGGCAATCAAAAGTTCCCTGCAAAAAGGATTGCCGATTAGAgcaaagaaataataaatgcaGGAAATATGAAAAAGTCGAGTAGGCAATCTCACCTAATCATTCCTCCATGAACTATACCCCGTTGAGGATCTTTTCTCAAGGTATAGAGATCCTGGATCATCTCCTCCCGGTGGGCCTGTGCAGAAACCAGCCCCCTGTATTTTGTTACTTCAGGCCAATCCATTGAAGCCACAACCTGCATTATAGATTACTCACTTCAACTTCAACAACTACGTATTTTATACTAGTACAAAGATCAAAGTTGACATACCGCAGCTATAGAAGGGCTTGAATCCTCTCCTGGATTAGGATGTGTGACATCCGCACCAAAGATGATGGTAGGGCGATCACTGAGGTAAGGCACTTTTCCATGTAGTGCCTGCTCCAGGACGGTATTACGCCCTCCAACCTAGTCAAACAATGAGCAGAAGGAAGCAGGacaaaataaggaaaaagataaacaaaaacagaaaaggaaGTCTTGTTTTGACTTAGAAAAAATCAGGAGTAAAACATCTAAAAACTTTTCCAAATGATTCCATAGCAACCTTCACATTGATCTTGAGAGCTACGTTTTCCATGTACTGTTTATTGTATTTCAGGGCCTGCTTTGGCTGACAACATTGCGATACAATCCCCAGTTCTGTTTCACATACTCGCTTGATATTCCCTGCAGAGGAAGACATAATCAAGAATTCCATCAACATACCATATCAGATTCAAGACTCCATAGGTCGAAACTAACCATATGATCCACTGGCATCAGGCAGAATGATAATGAGCAACTGAAGTTGTTTCCCTGTCAGCTTCATGCTCACAAGTTTTGAGGAAGATTCTGCATGAATATCAGACAGGCTCTTCTCAATCTGGCCAGGATGGGCAGAACGAATAGGAACTAAAGGTCTTGGATTAAATTCCTGaagacaaacaaaatataaaaatgtccAATTACCACTTCTTTTAAGTGCATCAATTCATTAGACAGATAAATGCATACCATCCCTTTACTACAGCACATGCCAATCAATTCACTGCAGAATCGGTTAACATCTAGATTTGATCTCGAAAAGCTGATACACGTCCAGAAATCAACCCTGCCACCATTGACCATTTTCTAAAGAACAAAGGGTGGATTAGTGTGTCTCAAAATAATAACACAAGTGAAACTATATGTGGAGCTCACACTAGAATCCCTACTCCTCGTGGCTCACAGGCAGCAAAACAGGAGTTAATAGAACCAACCAAATAGACTCACACTCTTTTTGAGCAAAGAAAATGTACCTTGTCAATCATGTTCCATTGTCCTACTCTAGGCTCAATTACTGTCTGCCGGCCAGTCTCATGATACTTCAGCtggcaatttaaaaaaacagcaaaaatcAGGTcatgaaaaaaggaaatatgaCGACAACTAGGCCAAAAATTTACCATGGGAGGAGGCAAAACCCGTGCCTCTATTGGAGTAAGTTCAGGTCTAACTTGCAGTCCAAACTCCTTCACAAGTATATCATTGTTGTAATTGTTGTGTTTGACCATCTGCACATACTCAAAGTTCAGTACAAAAGACACCAAAGagtatgaataaataaattgattagagAAAAGTACAAGACAGACTatacaaaaaccaaaaaacaacaacattcAATTGCATATATCCATGCCTCTACAATGCTCCTCTCTCTGTCATGTGGGCGCTGACAGGTGGCTTTCAGCAGTGCAGTAACTTGTCTctcatttaactttttggagTACCGTTGGCCCTCAACGATTCTGCACACCTGTGCCAAAGAACAAGTTACAGTATAATTCTATAATAAAACAGAAACCAAGAGATAGAACAACAAAGAATAACATATGGGATGAAGCAAGATACCTCCATTGGAATATAAACAGGTTTTACACTGCTACCAGCCTGAATAGCAGGCAAATGCGGATAATTCAGCAcaatattatacttttggcTGAAGTACTTAGAAACAGATATCCTTGCTCCAGACTCGTCCAACGGAAACCTGATTCGTTAACAAGGATTATGTCAACTAAAAACAAATTCGATTTTTAAGGAAATATCCATTAAAACAGTAGGATATGGATACATTCATGGAAGGCTTTGTTCTaggtagaaaaaaaaagtgaaggaACATTCATTAGACAATAGTAGTACTATCACACAAGTTTGACTGCAAATCAATATGCTGCAAAGCAAACCTACATACATGCTTAAAAAGCGCAACAAATTGATAGTGGTACTCAATGAGATCGAGATCAATAACATCAATACTTTTGAGTTTCTTGTAGTACAACAGCAAGAAGTGTTAACAAACTTACATGTATTCggaaaaacatattaaacTACAGTAAATTTTGTGAAGCACCTATTCGTATGCAATCAAATAAGCttacatcaatttttctgCTGGTTCAGTAGACAAGCCAGTGATCTTGTGGCGTTTGATATGGCCCAGATGGCGGGTCTCAACTCTAACTCCTCTAAGTGCCCTCTTCACCTAAAAGGAAACACATGGAGTTCTTTTCACCAAAGCAAGATATATAAACATAACAAATGCAGAGAATAATTGTTGAAATATGAAAGAAGCCTCAAACAATGACTGCCTCAGGATTATGTTCTCAACATCAGCAGAGTACATTCCTTAAGAGTGCTATTAAAGCCATAATGCTGCAATAGTTTAGATAATAGAGGATACCTTAAGTCGATCCTGATCAGACAATGGCCTTGTCAAATCCCTGTTGAAGTACTTGAACACGTATTCAGAAACCAAAATAGGTTCAAAAAATGCTCTAGCTGACATATCTGCAACATGAGAGTTCAGCAATTttgataaagaattttgaCATACATGACACTGCAGCATAAAAGTGTAGCGAGAATTAATGAACAATCTGTAAAACAGAACAGCAAGCTCATAACTAATCCCAAGACAGCATCCACCACactcaaaatttaaaacacaaaagtgaaaagaaaaacaatattaagcttaaaataaatatataaatcattgaACACCTATGTTTAGTGAGAGCCCCATCTGCGTCGGACGAAGACTCTGGTAAAATCCTTTCCAGTATTCCAGACCATTACCAAGCTCCCCCATCTTACCCAAATCTGGAGAAAAGAAGGACCGTCCAACAACTTCGTAACTGCAATGAAAAGATATGAGTAAGAACAActcttattgtattttttatgtgtttgCATAGGTATGTATAAGAAAATTTGCACCTGTTGCTGGGTTTCACCCGGAGAACCACATCTAGACATTGTAAAGTTTCTTGGGGAAAATCAAGTTGTCTGCTTTGTAAGAATTGTTTCAGGTGATGAAGGTCGGCTTTGGCAGCAAATTTAATAGAGACCTTGAATTCACGCTCCCTCCTGCACAGTAAGCATcacaaaaattccaaaagagTCAAGGGAATTCTATGCTCTAAGAACTGCAGATATCCTGAACTTCATGAATCACATTATTTCTTGTTCATATCAGCACTTATGCATTAACATTTTGCCATAATCCATATTTAGCATCCACAAGGATCTTCATAGTGAAATCATATCAGATTAGCAACTAGACGAAATAGAAAACCCTCCACTTTTCCAAAATATAACCATCTATATGCCATCTTTACAATTTCTACAATCAAGCATTGTTCTTCCCCTGAGACATGCAAGGCCTACAGTGCACATATTACAGTATTGGACTTCAACACAAATATGCTGAATTTTAACCACAATCAAAATGTTCTACTGCTTATTCATAGCAAGATTCACCTGGCTTGACTGTCTTGATCAACAAGCTTGACAACAAAGTCCTTGGATGAGAACGGCAATTGTCCTGCAGTGTAGCAACTTTTTCGTCCATCATAAGCTAACCTTCGCTTTCCCAGATGTGATGCATGGAAAGAATTAACAAGCTGGTTCATAATTTCCCTGCATACTTTCTTCGAGGATACCTCCGGCGAAATTGACACCTAAAGACATATACTCAGAATAAGTTGAAAGAAGAGTCCCCAGTACCAGTAAAGGAATAAGAGAAAGCATGTTCTACTACAATGAGCAGAACACACTCAAACAAATTGTCCCCGTAACGGAAAGTAGATCACATTAGTGAGCTTACTCGAATTAATTGGAACAGTAAGTGAAgcaaaaaataagtattgtacaTCTTATATTCACATATGaagtatgtatgtataaaataaaaccagCGAACACAACCTGcagaaaatttatcaaaagataaaaatacacatTCTAAAACCAACAGAAGCAGAGCAGGACCCAATAGTTGCACTCCAACACGCCAAGTAAAAGAGTAAAATACCCGTACAGGTAAAGTACAAATAAGAACAAAGATCACTTAAACCTGCACAAACAAGTTGCACACACTATGAGACAAATAGTAGATACCATGAATGCACATTTGCATATGAACATACATTATTGTCTTACAAATCAAAGACAGGACAAAACCTGTCAAAAGTATATACGATGTATCAAGTGCTTGCagcataaaaaatatgttttatgcataaattcacaaaaaaacaacaaagagaGAAAGTTATAGACATTAAACATGAATCAaatattggtaaatttttgGAGAAGCTTCGCAGGCTATTCACCGTATGAAATACATGTCATTTCCATGCACAATGTTTTTATGCAATAAGACGAATATACATGCGGAAAAACATACACATCCGTAGACTGCACATGAGTAGAAATATACACATACTTGCACACATGGGGAAAATTGTAGTACAAGGACACAATATATACATTCGAAAAGAGCTCCAAACAAAATACAGACAAACAACCACATTAACTCCTCCACACCAAAAAAGGTATTCCACGGTTGAAGAAGAACTCACATCGTAGTGATTCAGATCTAAGTCAGCCACTGTCACCAAAAAGTGGTTGGCCTTGACAATGATTTTGTGTCCTATAGTTCCAAAACCCGGCCTGGGTGGATTCCTCAACGCCTTCGCAGAGGAAGGCGGCAATACCNNNNNNNNNNNNNNNNNNNNNNNNNNNNNNNNNNNNNNNNNNNNNNNNNNNNNNNNNNNNNNNNNNNNNNNNNNNNNNNNNNNNNNNNNNNNNNNNNNNNNNNNNNNNCGGGTTGTCCCCCtgcccacccccccccccccgccgcTGGAATCTGAGGCTGAGACGGCAGAACCAGAGTCGACGACGAAGCCTGAAGCGTCAGGCTCTGCTCCATACTAGAACCAAGCGCAGCGGCCTCCTCCGGCATAGCCTGCTGGAAAGGCGGAGCAGACGCAGACAACGACGAAAACGGCGGAGCATTGGTACCACGGCCCCGACCACGGCCTGCAGCACCACCGCGTGATTGTTGTTGGCCACGGCCACCAGAAGGCGACTGATACTGTCCTCTTCCCCCGCCACCGCGTCCGCGCCCTccgcctcctcctcctcctcctcccccTCTCCCCGACATTATCTCCGATTTCTCAGTGCTAGTGACTCCACTTACAGAGAGATGTTTGGGAGCACGAGTCGCGAAGTGATACAGAATTGTGGaccgtgtatatatatataggtggcGACAGGGAGGAGTGCGGCAGAAgacttttattaatataaagaaaCTCAGTAAATTTCAATTACAATAAAGTGTATTTATGCTAAGTATATACAGCctcatttgtttattttaaataattaaatataatatatgtgtgtgtcgCTCTAGTGATCCGACATCCGTACACAAAAGGTCGTACTGGTTCCACAAGGATAAAAAGGTTGTTCTACCGAAAGCAGTTTGATGTGCTACCTTCTTTTTTACTCTCAAAATTCGGATTCAAAGTTTGGGAAGCTTCGTATACAAGTCTTAATACTGCTCCATCCTAATATTCTTAccaccaaaatgaaaaaaaagaaacgagTTACCctctaaattcaaattgaggTGCTGGGAAACTTCGCATGGAAGGCTCATCATAGTCAAGTCAATAAATATCCTAACTTCGCTTTCCCCTTTATCTTCtttgctctttctctttttgttattCTTGAACATTGATTGGCTCCGtgcacaataaatatatattatcattatacaAAAGAAAGTTGTATTGATTTAATAATACAAAGGACCtgtttttggattgtttttaatctaactattttttttatttagttgtttgaTTTGGTAGTTAATACCACTGATTTGATGTAGATGTGCCCCAAACCAGTTTATTATGGGTtgcaattaataataatagttatgaAATCACAAGTTAATCTTAATCTCAGTGGAACTATTATGAAAGAACGGTCAAGTAATTAAACTTTATTGTACCAAAGGTATGGCaaaattgtacttttggtCCCCGTTTTACGGGATGGCATTTCTAGTGCCcatttggttgtgttttcatttttattttcagtttctaataatatttttttgtgtaaaaatattttattgatttctgTGTGAGAATtgataatatgtttggattaattgttttcaaatataggtatataggtgtgagaattaataatataggtatatatatttttgatttgactgaaattaattatgaggATTGACCAAAATTATTTGGTCATGGGCTATGGACTTCGGGTATGTTTAATGCAGTACGTACAGTGTCATGCAAAGAGCGCGTGAAATAATAGCGagtaattcattaattaaggAATTAAGGTGTGCTGTTTGAGGAAACTGCAGCCAATTGAAAGAACCGCATGATATAGAATTGTGGAGAATAAGAAAATGCAGGGGCGGAAAAACAGTATCATCTgatttaattgtaattgatACGTCATAAAGTGACGGGAGGGTACAAAACTTTCATCTGTGTGGACTATTTTACCCCTGAGTTTTAATTCCTTTACCTTTcccctatttttaattacatgtgTGCAAAATTTCACTAactatgatatttttatttataactttcagtacatcattatttttataaaatataaaaatacacaatTTTGTTAtgcaaatcaaaattttcaatatgtTTTGAATAACATCCGAAATAAGCCGAAAGGGGTagaaatagtaatttataaatacatatgcTTTCAAATCCTAACAatctacaataatatttttactatacaCGCACATATAAGTATCACGTATTTAATTTCAATGCTGGTTAATAGATACTTTGCCATGTTAGAAAAAGACTAATGAAATTCATTGAATAATTGTCTTCCCTTTAAactatatttgtataaagatacaatatatttagtgCAACGTGAcctttttttccaatttacCTATACTATACATATGGATCTAAATAAAAGTTGTTATGTTTTTCGCTTTTTAAATACGTTTCTACTAAGTAAGgtaaatatgtaatatagCGTATCAATTAAGGCAAttgtttaaagaaaaataatctttcCATGACTTTTGTAGAGGCAAATGAAAATTCGTATCATacttttttaagtaaatatgtAATAAGATTGATATGCTAAATAAAGTAATATGTTTGTGGAAAATGAAAAGGTTAAACAGACACCCCAATATACGAGGGGTTTTGTACTTTGCACCtcagtcattttttttttttattttaatactcactcgtttaattttttattttggtatcacttcaca includes the following:
- the LOC105169961 gene encoding protein argonaute MEL1; amino-acid sequence: MNQLVNSFHASHLGKRRLAYDGRKSCYTAGQLPFSSKDFVVKLVDQDSQARREREFKVSIKFAAKADLHHLKQFLQSRQLDFPQETLQCLDVVLRVKPSNSYEVVGRSFFSPDLGKMGELGNGLEYWKGFYQSLRPTQMGLSLNIDMSARAFFEPILVSEYVFKYFNRDLTRPLSDQDRLKVKRALRGVRVETRHLGHIKRHKITGLSTEPAEKLMFPLDESGARISVSKYFSQKYNIVLNYPHLPAIQAGSSVKPVYIPMEVCRIVEGQRYSKKLNERQVTALLKATCQRPHDRERSIVEMVKHNNYNNDILVKEFGLQVRPELTPIEARVLPPPMLKYHETGRQTVIEPRVGQWNMIDKKMVNGGRVDFWTCISFSRSNLDVNRFCSELIGMCCSKGMEFNPRPLVPIRSAHPGQIEKSLSDIHAESSSKLVSMKLTGKQLQLLIIILPDASGSYGNIKRVCETELGIVSQCCQPKQALKYNKQYMENVALKINVKVGGRNTVLEQALHGKVPYLSDRPTIIFGADVTHPNPGEDSSPSIAAVVASMDWPEVTKYRGLVSAQAHREEMIQDLYTLRKDPQRGIVHGGMIRELLIAFYKSTGQKPHRIIFYRDGVSEGQFSQVLLHEMDAIRKACVSIEENYLPKVTFVVVQKRHHTRLFPADHGDKRTTDRSGNILPGTVVDTRICHPHEFDFYLCSHAGIQGTSRPTHYHVLFDENRFTADGLQMLTNNLCYTYARCTRSVSIVPPAYYAHLAAFRARYYIEGSDLSDSGSTAAGSGGATRDKTREVRPLPVIKDNVKDVMFYC
- the LOC105169962 gene encoding aspartic proteinase-like protein 2: MPPAMTLLVQVFAAVLLLTLDVGVAVGGGGKSLVLSLERTSHAGFGLSQLRNIDRVRHGRLLQQQPAGVVNFPLLGTYDPFLVGRYFTRIKLGTPPKEYYVLIDTGSHVLWVSCKNCKGCPTYSGLQIELQLFDPSNSSTASVISCSDRPCALGSRSSDAACADHSRCGYKFRYADGSGTSGYYVSDSVYLDTILGNPSMSNASAPIIFGCSTSHTGDLISTDNAVDGILGLGRTGISLISQLSAQGITQGAFAHCLRGENGGGGVLVFGQTEAPNMVYTPLVPSQSLYYVNLQSIAVNGQNLNIDPSVFATSNERGTILDSGTTLAFLAEEAFDPFVKTITQAVVSKSAHAIFSRRNHCYQTNSSEMFPLVHLNFAGGASMILKPQDYLLQQRASDGSTLWCVGFQNNGKMTILGELVLKDRMVVYDLAGQKIGWADYNCSLPVNFTNTSATTATDTVRNKADESFPRGGRADNKNSAHYRPHKLTLSFFTFLLHSMVFFYFCRN